From one Verrucomicrobiota bacterium genomic stretch:
- a CDS encoding ABC transporter ATP-binding protein has product MTEKSSIIRIAEYFTRYRLLFVLNMLLAVGSTAFLLCIPYLVGYLIDDVIVTKKEDLMWIGLSLITGAYIFRDVLNYLRIRLNNVIEQKVLIDIRGALHVKLMHLPVSFFDKRKAGEISSRVTEDVVNVERAILDGTEGGLTAIFTLLGITIYLFISNPFLATFVVLPIPLLIVLAMNHFKINRKNWKAVRNSTGIMNGILVEDIAGHRLISSFALQGREQERFNNQAEDLRVKTLKAMYRWAYYSSNTRFVSSLSMIAVLGIGGHQYIQGVLSIGELTTFLLYSGLLLEPISRLNGLNNLLSAAKASGDRVFEILDHEIPIKSPEAAKQFPEGPIEISYNQVSFAYETRSAIMNKLDLKLPPGQVTALVGHTGAGKSTIANLLLRYYDVTGGSVKINGLDVRELDLNSLRGSVGIVAQDPFLFDGTIRENLLLAKEDATENDIWDALTGAHIHEFVEQLPKQLETVIGERGIRLSMGEKQRITIARVLLKNPRVVILDEATSSVDTATERKIQEALDNVMSNRTVLVIAHRLSTVRKANQIVVLKKGQVAEKGTHHSLIKEKGEYYNFWRMQYDVVDEQPPEEEA; this is encoded by the coding sequence ATGACAGAAAAAAGCAGTATTATTCGCATCGCAGAGTATTTCACCCGGTACCGACTGTTGTTTGTCCTAAACATGCTCCTGGCAGTTGGCAGTACCGCATTCTTGTTGTGCATTCCTTACCTGGTTGGCTACCTGATAGACGATGTCATTGTAACAAAAAAGGAAGACCTCATGTGGATCGGTCTGAGCTTGATCACCGGCGCGTACATTTTTAGAGACGTTTTAAATTATCTGAGGATAAGGTTGAACAATGTGATTGAGCAAAAAGTGCTGATAGATATCCGCGGTGCTCTACACGTGAAACTGATGCATTTGCCCGTCAGCTTTTTCGATAAGCGAAAGGCAGGAGAAATATCTTCACGGGTTACCGAGGACGTTGTGAATGTTGAAAGAGCCATTCTTGACGGTACCGAGGGAGGACTGACAGCGATCTTCACCTTACTTGGGATTACCATCTATCTATTTATTTCAAATCCATTCCTGGCTACATTTGTGGTACTCCCGATTCCATTACTGATCGTGCTGGCCATGAATCATTTTAAGATAAATCGCAAAAATTGGAAAGCAGTTCGAAACAGTACCGGGATTATGAATGGCATCCTGGTAGAAGATATTGCAGGCCATAGGCTCATTAGCTCCTTTGCGCTTCAGGGAAGGGAACAGGAACGTTTTAACAATCAAGCAGAGGATCTCCGCGTTAAAACGCTGAAGGCCATGTACCGGTGGGCCTATTACAGCTCGAACACACGCTTCGTGAGCAGTTTAAGCATGATTGCCGTATTGGGCATTGGGGGTCATCAATATATCCAAGGCGTTTTGAGTATCGGTGAGCTAACCACATTCCTTTTGTACAGCGGTTTATTACTGGAGCCTATTTCACGATTGAACGGCCTTAATAATTTGCTGAGCGCAGCGAAAGCGTCGGGCGATCGGGTGTTCGAAATCCTTGATCACGAGATCCCTATCAAAAGCCCAGAGGCAGCAAAACAGTTTCCAGAAGGCCCGATCGAAATCTCCTACAATCAGGTTTCCTTTGCTTACGAAACACGTTCGGCCATAATGAATAAACTTGATCTGAAGCTTCCTCCCGGTCAAGTCACCGCCTTGGTTGGCCATACGGGTGCAGGAAAATCAACTATCGCGAATCTGCTTCTTCGCTACTACGATGTGACCGGTGGTTCCGTTAAAATCAACGGCCTGGATGTAAGAGAATTAGATTTAAATTCACTGCGCGGGTCAGTCGGAATTGTGGCTCAGGATCCCTTTTTATTTGACGGTACCATTCGCGAAAATCTTTTACTGGCAAAAGAAGACGCGACAGAAAATGACATTTGGGACGCATTAACTGGCGCGCACATCCACGAATTTGTGGAACAGCTTCCCAAACAGTTGGAAACAGTTATTGGAGAACGCGGCATACGTTTGAGTATGGGTGAAAAACAACGAATTACCATTGCCCGGGTACTATTAAAAAATCCGAGAGTTGTAATATTGGATGAGGCTACTTCAAGTGTAGACACTGCAACGGAAAGAAAAATCCAGGAGGCCTTGGATAATGTAATGTCCAATCGGACTGTGTTAGTCATTGCACACAGACTATCCACCGTTCGAAAGGCGAACCAGATAGTAGTATTAAAAAAGGGGCAAGTAGCGGAAAAAGGCACACACCACTCCCTGATAAAGGAAAAGGGCGAATACTACAACTTTTGGCGAATGCAATATGATGTGGTAGACGAACAACCGCCTGAAGAAGAGGCATAA
- a CDS encoding cell surface protein, with protein sequence MKIKSNLSVLALFAAVLFLSGCAKSVKNLTPSEFPQNPSNIYTLSVEVREKKDMGVVKGSLRPKVVIDGESRMMTPSPLGDHIWDYEYKMPSGSRNAVYYYDIEYEVYTAQSSKVKSITLPKDGLLKFTLVNRYIVSLESNRGPVGAKIPFNGRGFSPNDRVYIGGQLANSEFFSPNALSFFVPSLPAGSSYNVTLRGENGEIVVGSFRVDAAQMQVLPASVSVVSGGRATLIFTIPTEAPMGGLPVDITTNIPDSIILPEVTIPSGSKSVSVPLEGGTPGIGVLYVETPGFSPLQVPVQVSN encoded by the coding sequence ATGAAAATCAAATCAAACCTTTCAGTCCTCGCCCTATTTGCGGCGGTTCTTTTTTTATCTGGCTGCGCCAAGTCAGTAAAAAATCTCACGCCTTCGGAATTTCCGCAGAACCCATCCAATATTTACACCTTGAGCGTTGAGGTCCGTGAAAAGAAGGATATGGGGGTGGTTAAAGGCTCATTGAGACCTAAAGTCGTAATTGACGGAGAATCTCGAATGATGACGCCAAGTCCACTGGGAGACCACATTTGGGATTACGAGTATAAGATGCCGTCAGGCAGCCGTAATGCGGTTTATTACTATGACATCGAGTACGAGGTCTACACCGCTCAATCGAGTAAGGTTAAGTCTATCACTCTACCTAAAGATGGGTTGCTGAAATTTACTTTGGTAAACCGGTACATTGTCAGCCTGGAGTCAAATCGAGGACCCGTTGGCGCGAAGATCCCTTTCAATGGAAGAGGTTTCTCTCCAAACGATAGGGTTTACATAGGTGGCCAGCTCGCAAACTCGGAATTCTTTTCGCCTAATGCGTTAAGCTTTTTCGTTCCCAGCCTTCCGGCAGGAAGTTCATACAATGTGACCCTTCGCGGCGAAAATGGAGAAATCGTTGTGGGATCATTTCGCGTAGATGCGGCTCAGATGCAAGTGCTGCCAGCCTCAGTGAGCGTCGTATCTGGAGGCCGGGCCACCTTGATCTTCACGATTCCTACGGAAGCTCCAATGGGCGGATTACCGGTGGATATCACTACCAACATCCCCGATAGTATCATTTTACCAGAGGTGACGATTCCTTCAGGCAGTAAGTCTGTGAGCGTTCCTTTAGAAGGCGGCACACCCGGAATTGGTGTTCTCTATGTAGAAACACCCGGTTTCTCGCCTCTTCAAGTGCCAGTCCAGGTAAGCAACTAA
- a CDS encoding helix-turn-helix domain-containing protein — protein MPSDKLKEIAAYKAKIAALEKAVAAEQNKKLIGLHKEVGLESTEALIAALKGLSKPARKGKATAKASGRASRTRITSAIKAGVGTAVKAGKKGSEIATEFGISIPSIQNIKKELGLVKTRSANKAAKKKTKAAAKK, from the coding sequence ATGCCCAGTGATAAACTAAAAGAGATTGCTGCTTATAAAGCAAAAATTGCAGCTTTGGAAAAAGCTGTTGCAGCAGAACAAAATAAAAAACTAATTGGCTTGCACAAAGAAGTTGGCCTGGAATCGACCGAAGCATTAATTGCGGCACTCAAAGGCTTGAGCAAACCAGCTCGTAAAGGCAAAGCGACTGCAAAGGCTTCTGGTAGAGCAAGTCGCACTCGTATTACTTCCGCTATTAAAGCAGGCGTAGGTACAGCTGTCAAAGCCGGTAAGAAGGGATCTGAAATCGCAACTGAGTTCGGTATCTCCATTCCCTCGATACAAAATATTAAAAAAGAGCTCGGCCTCGTGAAAACGCGCTCTGCCAATAAGGCTGCGAAGAAAAAAACCAAAGCTGCAGCCAAGAAATAA